Proteins encoded together in one Streptomyces umbrinus window:
- a CDS encoding bifunctional RNase H/acid phosphatase, producing MRELIVEAAGGSRGNPGPAGYGAVVIDAATGETLAEAAEYLGVTTNNVAEYSGLVAGLRAARDLDPTATVRVRMDSKLVVEQMSGRWQIKHPAMRPLAAEARSILPPDRVTYEWIPRAENKHADRLANEAMDAGKRGEQWSPSGSTADAGSAPRKGRGELRDQPPPARSETTSASSTDVRGSLAAPATVAPLKGRGELRDQPQPPRSQTTPASTPHTNDIRAARNVASEAPATGGPPPDLGTPATLVLLRHGETPLTPQKRFSGSGGSDPALSDTGRHQADRVATALAARGTVQDIISSPLTRCRETAEIVAARLGLDVRIEDGLRETDFGAWEGLTFAEVRERYPDDMNAWLSSPDAEPTGGGESFEAVAQRVAAARDELLAAHTGRTVLLVSHVTPIKTLVRLALGAPPEALFRMELSAASLSVVAYYGDGNASVRLLNETSALR from the coding sequence TTGCGCGAGTTGATCGTCGAGGCGGCCGGGGGTTCCCGGGGAAACCCGGGGCCCGCGGGCTACGGAGCCGTGGTCATCGACGCGGCCACGGGGGAGACGCTGGCCGAGGCGGCGGAGTACCTCGGCGTCACCACGAACAACGTCGCCGAGTACAGCGGCCTGGTCGCAGGCCTCCGCGCGGCCCGCGACCTCGACCCCACGGCCACCGTGCGGGTCCGCATGGACTCCAAGCTCGTGGTCGAGCAGATGTCGGGCCGCTGGCAGATCAAACACCCAGCGATGCGCCCCCTGGCGGCAGAGGCCCGCTCCATCCTCCCGCCCGACCGGGTCACGTACGAGTGGATCCCCCGCGCCGAGAACAAGCACGCGGACCGCTTGGCCAACGAGGCGATGGACGCGGGGAAGAGGGGCGAGCAGTGGTCGCCGTCGGGGTCGACGGCGGACGCGGGGTCAGCGCCCCGCAAGGGGCGCGGGGAACTGCGCGATCAGCCCCCACCGGCCCGCAGCGAGACGACTTCCGCGAGCAGTACTGACGTACGGGGGTCGCTGGCAGCACCGGCCACGGTGGCGCCCCTTAAGGGGCGCGGGGAACTGCGCGACCAGCCACAACCGCCCCGCAGCCAAACAACTCCCGCCAGCACCCCCCACACCAACGACATCCGAGCCGCACGGAACGTGGCCTCCGAGGCACCGGCCACTGGAGGCCCGCCCCCAGACCTCGGCACCCCCGCCACCCTCGTACTGCTCCGGCACGGCGAGACCCCCTTGACCCCCCAGAAGCGGTTCTCCGGGAGCGGCGGCAGCGACCCCGCCCTGTCGGACACCGGCCGCCACCAGGCCGACCGCGTCGCAACCGCGCTAGCCGCACGCGGGACCGTACAGGACATCATCTCGTCCCCCCTCACCCGTTGCCGCGAAACGGCAGAGATCGTCGCCGCCCGGCTCGGACTGGACGTACGGATCGAGGACGGGCTCCGCGAGACGGACTTCGGGGCATGGGAAGGGCTGACGTTCGCCGAGGTCCGCGAGCGGTACCCGGACGACATGAACGCCTGGCTGAGCTCCCCGGACGCCGAACCCACCGGCGGCGGCGAGAGTTTCGAGGCGGTGGCCCAGCGGGTGGCCGCGGCCCGCGACGAGTTGCTCGCGGCGCACACCGGCCGCACCGTGCTCCTCGTTTCCCACGTCACGCCCATCAAGACCCTCGTACGGCTGGCCCTGGGCGCCCCGCCGGAGGCCCTGTTCCGGATGGAACTGTCGGCGGCGTCGCTGTCGGTGGTGGCGTACTACGGGGACGGCAACGCGAGTGTGCGTCTCCTTAATGAGACGTCAGCGTTGCGCTGA
- a CDS encoding ABC transporter substrate-binding protein: MSLRRRGSAAVALAVAAALSLAACGSGDSDSGSGSGKSDNGAGSKSVATGGEDFAKAAEETAKMGTTAKAGEFPRTIEHAMGETELKAEPKRVVVLDVGELDNVVSLGVQPVGWAPTEGSAGIPSYLKKDAGSPKDVGTINALNLEAIAGLKPDLILGSELRAAKLYPQLSKIAPTVFSIRPGFTWKENYLLNAAALDRTAEAKTQLAAYEKKAKALGDELGPDKPTVTMLRYLPGMIRLYAKASFIGTILEDVGIPRPRNQQINDLAAEISPEKIDDADADWIFTGVYGDAKKTDRATAEDNPLWKKLGAVQDGQAKDVPDETWYLGLGVTAAGEVLDDLKGFLAK; encoded by the coding sequence ATGTCCCTACGACGCCGCGGTTCCGCCGCCGTCGCCCTCGCTGTGGCGGCCGCTCTCTCGCTCGCCGCCTGCGGGTCGGGCGACTCGGACTCGGGTTCCGGCTCCGGAAAGTCCGACAACGGCGCAGGCAGCAAGTCCGTCGCCACCGGCGGGGAAGACTTCGCGAAGGCGGCCGAGGAAACGGCCAAGATGGGGACCACGGCCAAGGCCGGCGAGTTCCCGCGCACGATCGAGCACGCCATGGGCGAGACCGAGCTGAAGGCCGAGCCCAAGCGCGTGGTCGTCCTCGACGTCGGCGAGCTCGACAACGTCGTCTCCCTCGGCGTGCAGCCCGTCGGGTGGGCGCCCACCGAGGGCTCGGCCGGTATCCCCTCGTACCTGAAGAAGGACGCGGGCAGCCCCAAGGACGTCGGCACGATCAACGCCCTCAACCTGGAGGCGATCGCGGGCCTGAAGCCCGACCTGATCCTCGGCAGCGAGTTGCGCGCCGCCAAGCTCTACCCGCAGCTCTCCAAGATCGCCCCCACCGTGTTCTCCATCCGTCCGGGCTTCACCTGGAAGGAGAACTACCTCCTCAACGCGGCCGCGCTCGACAGGACTGCCGAGGCGAAGACCCAGCTCGCCGCGTACGAGAAGAAGGCCAAGGCCCTCGGCGACGAACTCGGCCCCGACAAGCCGACCGTCACCATGCTCCGCTACCTGCCGGGCATGATCCGCCTCTACGCGAAGGCTTCCTTCATCGGCACGATCCTTGAGGACGTCGGCATCCCGCGCCCCAGGAACCAGCAGATCAACGACCTCGCGGCGGAGATCAGCCCGGAGAAGATCGACGACGCCGACGCCGACTGGATCTTCACCGGCGTCTACGGCGACGCCAAGAAGACCGACCGCGCCACCGCCGAGGACAACCCGCTCTGGAAGAAGCTCGGCGCGGTCCAGGACGGCCAGGCCAAGGACGTACCCGACGAGACCTGGTACCTCGGCCTCGGCGTCACCGCGGCTGGCGAGGTCCTCGACGACCTCAAGGGCTTCCTCGCCAAGTAG
- a CDS encoding 3-oxoacyl-ACP reductase codes for MSLPLEGRSAIVTGAGRGLGRAEALELARLGAAVVVNDFGQPGRDGSGAASATPAEEVAAGIRAAGGRAVAHTGDVADHQQARELVELAVGEFGQLDILVNNAGILRDRMVFSMSEDEWDSVIRVHLKGHFNTTHFAAAHWRARSKAADAPVYGRIVNTSSEAFLAGSAGQPNYAAAKGGIVGLTTSTALALAKYGVTANVICPRARTRMTADVFAGFQEPAGDGSEDRLDPLAPEHVAPLVGYLASPAAAHVNGQLLVVHGGMVAVVERPRVAAKFDTKQDAFTYDELDALLTPHYADRPAGETFAAAEVLGLKHE; via the coding sequence ATGTCACTGCCACTTGAGGGCCGGTCCGCGATCGTCACGGGTGCGGGCCGCGGCCTGGGCCGGGCGGAGGCGCTGGAGCTTGCCCGGCTCGGCGCCGCCGTCGTCGTCAACGACTTCGGACAGCCCGGCCGGGACGGCTCCGGCGCCGCGTCCGCCACGCCCGCCGAGGAGGTCGCCGCCGGGATCCGGGCTGCGGGCGGCCGCGCCGTCGCGCACACCGGGGACGTGGCCGACCACCAACAGGCCCGGGAACTGGTCGAGTTGGCTGTCGGCGAGTTCGGACAGCTGGACATCCTCGTCAACAACGCGGGCATCCTGCGTGACCGGATGGTCTTCTCGATGTCCGAGGACGAGTGGGACTCGGTGATCCGGGTCCATCTGAAGGGCCACTTCAACACCACCCACTTCGCGGCCGCACACTGGCGGGCCCGGTCCAAGGCGGCGGACGCGCCGGTGTACGGGCGGATCGTGAACACCTCCTCGGAGGCGTTCCTCGCGGGCTCCGCGGGACAGCCCAACTACGCCGCCGCGAAAGGCGGAATCGTCGGGCTCACCACCTCGACGGCACTGGCGCTCGCGAAGTACGGCGTCACGGCGAACGTCATCTGCCCGCGCGCCCGGACCCGTATGACGGCGGACGTCTTCGCGGGCTTCCAGGAACCGGCGGGCGACGGGTCCGAGGACCGGCTCGACCCGCTCGCACCCGAGCATGTCGCCCCGCTCGTCGGCTACTTGGCCTCGCCTGCCGCCGCACACGTCAACGGCCAGCTCCTCGTCGTGCACGGCGGGATGGTCGCGGTCGTCGAACGGCCGCGGGTGGCCGCCAAGTTCGACACCAAGCAGGACGCCTTCACGTACGACGAACTCGACGCGCTGCTCACACCGCACTACGCGGACCGGCCGGCGGGGGAGACGTTCGCGGCGGCGGAGGTACTGGGGCTCAAGCACGAGTGA
- a CDS encoding Zn-dependent alcohol dehydrogenase: MRAAVLHEIGQDKLEILDDVEATGFGPGRVRIRVRATGLCHSDLSAMAGVLPQPAPFVPGHEGAGEILEVGEGVTNVKPGDRVVVCWLPACGACPACKRGQTELCLAGFMNAGTPNFKRPGGDVFGFAGTGTFTEEVVVDAGCAVPIPDDVPFDIAALIGCGVTTGLGAALNTADVEAGSSVAVIGCGGVGISAIQGARLKGAAEIVAVDPVASRREAALKFGATRAVSPDELPDAKQTVTAGEGFDYVFEVVGRSATARTAYDNTRRGGTLVVVGAGAMDDNLQLNMFELFFDEKRILPSMYGGGDVLRSYERTIALWRAGRIDLEGLITHRVPLSDINEALDQMRSGVALRTCIEI, encoded by the coding sequence ATGCGCGCAGCCGTACTGCACGAGATAGGCCAGGACAAGCTGGAGATACTCGACGACGTCGAGGCGACGGGCTTCGGCCCCGGACGGGTCAGGATCCGGGTGCGGGCCACCGGCCTGTGCCACTCGGACCTCTCGGCGATGGCCGGGGTGCTGCCGCAGCCCGCGCCGTTCGTGCCCGGGCACGAAGGGGCGGGCGAGATCCTGGAGGTGGGCGAGGGCGTCACCAACGTCAAGCCCGGCGACCGGGTCGTCGTCTGCTGGCTGCCCGCCTGCGGCGCCTGTCCGGCCTGCAAGCGCGGTCAGACCGAGCTGTGTCTCGCCGGGTTCATGAACGCGGGCACACCCAACTTCAAGCGCCCCGGCGGCGATGTCTTCGGCTTCGCGGGCACCGGCACCTTCACCGAGGAGGTCGTCGTTGACGCGGGCTGCGCCGTGCCGATCCCGGACGACGTGCCCTTCGACATCGCCGCCCTCATCGGCTGCGGCGTCACCACCGGACTCGGCGCCGCCCTCAACACCGCGGACGTGGAAGCCGGTTCGTCGGTCGCCGTCATCGGCTGCGGAGGCGTCGGCATCTCCGCGATCCAGGGCGCCCGGCTCAAGGGCGCCGCCGAGATCGTCGCCGTCGACCCGGTCGCCTCCCGCCGCGAGGCCGCGCTGAAGTTCGGCGCCACCAGGGCCGTGTCGCCCGACGAACTCCCCGACGCCAAGCAGACGGTGACCGCGGGCGAGGGATTCGACTACGTCTTCGAGGTCGTCGGCCGCTCCGCCACCGCCCGCACCGCGTACGACAACACCCGCCGCGGTGGCACCCTGGTCGTCGTCGGCGCGGGCGCCATGGACGACAATCTCCAGCTCAACATGTTCGAGCTGTTCTTCGACGAGAAGCGGATCCTGCCGTCCATGTACGGCGGCGGGGACGTCCTGCGGTCGTACGAGCGGACCATCGCGCTGTGGCGCGCCGGACGCATCGACCTGGAGGGGCTCATCACCCACCGGGTGCCGCTGAGCGACATCAACGAGGCGCTCGACCAGATGCGTTCGGGCGTGGCGCTGCGTACGTGCATCGAGATCTGA
- a CDS encoding ABC transporter ATP-binding protein has translation MADTRNTAAETRAGEPADQAVSIAGAVKAFGAVRAVDGVDLEIARGETVALLGRNGAGKSSTISLLLGLNEPDEGVVRLFGGTTEEAVRAGRVGAMLQDSRPVPRVTVGELVGFVAGTYPAPMPVAEALELAGIAELAGRRVDRLSGGQTQRVRFAVALVGNPALVVLDEPTAALDVEARYAFWDSMRAFTRRGHTVLFSTHYLEEADANADRIVVIDHGRIVADGTGEQLKRAAGGSLVAFDLAGAAPDGLADLPGVVSVEVRGDRARLRTDDSDATVIALAERGAIHALEVAPASLDDAFLALTSSDAPTGTARTFLETV, from the coding sequence ATGGCCGACACCAGGAATACGGCGGCGGAGACCAGGGCGGGCGAGCCCGCGGACCAGGCCGTTTCCATCGCGGGGGCGGTGAAGGCCTTCGGTGCGGTACGGGCCGTGGACGGCGTCGACCTGGAGATCGCGCGCGGCGAGACGGTCGCACTGCTGGGCCGCAACGGCGCCGGCAAGTCCAGCACGATCTCGCTCCTGCTGGGCCTGAACGAGCCGGACGAGGGCGTCGTACGCCTCTTCGGCGGCACCACGGAGGAGGCCGTGCGGGCGGGGCGCGTGGGCGCAATGCTCCAGGACAGCCGGCCGGTACCACGGGTGACGGTGGGCGAACTGGTCGGGTTCGTGGCCGGTACGTATCCCGCGCCGATGCCCGTCGCCGAGGCGCTGGAGCTCGCGGGCATCGCCGAGTTGGCCGGGCGGCGCGTGGACCGGCTCTCCGGGGGCCAGACGCAGCGGGTGCGGTTCGCGGTCGCGCTCGTCGGGAACCCCGCGCTGGTCGTGCTCGACGAGCCGACCGCGGCGCTGGACGTGGAGGCGCGGTACGCCTTCTGGGACTCGATGCGGGCGTTCACGCGGCGCGGTCACACCGTCCTCTTCTCCACCCACTATCTGGAGGAGGCGGACGCCAACGCCGACCGGATCGTCGTCATCGACCACGGCCGGATCGTCGCCGACGGCACCGGCGAGCAGCTGAAGCGGGCCGCGGGCGGCAGCCTCGTCGCCTTCGACCTCGCCGGCGCCGCCCCGGACGGGCTGGCGGACCTTCCCGGGGTGGTCTCCGTAGAGGTGCGCGGCGACCGGGCGCGGCTGCGGACCGACGACTCGGACGCGACGGTGATCGCGCTGGCCGAGCGCGGCGCGATACACGCCCTGGAGGTCGCGCCGGCCTCGCTGGACGACGCGTTCCTCGCCCTGACCTCCTCCGACGCCCCTACCGGTACTGCCCGTACCTTCCTGGAGACGGTGTGA
- the eda gene encoding bifunctional 4-hydroxy-2-oxoglutarate aldolase/2-dehydro-3-deoxy-phosphogluconate aldolase, protein MVSPLPSSSLSSSPLSSSVLELAPVVPVVVVDDVADAVPLARALVAGGLPAIEVTLRTPVALDAIRAIADGVPEAVVGAGTVISPEQVAQSVAAGARFLVSPGWTDVLLDAMKASGVPFLPGVSTTSEVVALLERGVSDMKFFPAQAAGGTAYLKSLAGPLPQARFCPTGGIGPAVAPEYLALPNVLCVGGSWMLPQDAIAGGDWARVETLAREAAGLGHASS, encoded by the coding sequence ATGGTTTCGCCGCTGCCCTCGTCGTCGCTGTCCTCGTCACCGTTGTCCTCGTCCGTGCTCGAACTGGCGCCCGTCGTCCCCGTGGTCGTCGTCGACGACGTCGCGGACGCCGTGCCGCTGGCCCGCGCGCTCGTCGCGGGCGGGCTGCCCGCGATCGAGGTGACGCTGCGGACCCCGGTGGCACTCGACGCGATCCGGGCGATCGCCGACGGGGTCCCGGAGGCGGTGGTCGGGGCCGGCACGGTCATCTCGCCCGAACAGGTGGCCCAGTCGGTGGCCGCCGGGGCGCGCTTCCTGGTGAGCCCGGGCTGGACGGACGTACTGCTCGATGCCATGAAGGCGTCCGGGGTGCCGTTCCTGCCGGGGGTCTCCACGACGTCGGAAGTCGTGGCGCTGCTGGAGCGGGGCGTGAGTGACATGAAGTTCTTCCCGGCCCAGGCGGCCGGCGGTACGGCGTACCTCAAGTCCCTGGCGGGGCCGCTCCCCCAGGCTCGCTTCTGCCCGACGGGGGGCATCGGGCCGGCCGTCGCACCGGAGTACTTGGCCCTGCCCAACGTCCTGTGTGTGGGCGGGAGTTGGATGCTCCCGCAGGACGCGATCGCGGGCGGGGACTGGGCTCGGGTGGAGACCCTGGCGAGGGAGGCCGCAGGCTTGGGACACGCCTCGAGCTGA
- the yaaA gene encoding peroxide stress protein YaaA — protein MLVLLPPSEGKAPSGRGAPLKPESLSLPGLAEARQAVFEELVELCAGDEEKAREVLGLSEGLRGEVAKNTELRTAGARPAGEIYTGVLYDALDLASLDTAAKRRAARSLLVFSGLWGAVRVTDRIPSYRCSMGVKLPGLGALGAHWRAPMAAVLPEAAGSGLVLDLRSSAYAAAWKPKGEVAGRTASVRVLHAPTRKVVSHFNKATKGRIVRSLMQSGAAPSGPAELVEALRDLGYVVEAAAPAGAGRAWMLDVLVDEIH, from the coding sequence GTGCTTGTGCTGCTGCCGCCGTCCGAAGGAAAGGCTCCCTCCGGGCGGGGCGCGCCGTTGAAGCCGGAGTCGCTGTCGTTGCCGGGGCTCGCGGAGGCGCGGCAGGCGGTGTTCGAGGAACTCGTCGAACTCTGCGCGGGCGACGAGGAGAAGGCCCGCGAGGTGCTCGGGCTGAGCGAGGGCCTGCGCGGCGAGGTCGCCAAGAACACGGAGCTGCGGACCGCGGGGGCGCGGCCCGCCGGGGAGATCTACACGGGGGTGTTGTACGACGCCCTCGACCTGGCCTCGCTCGACACTGCGGCCAAGCGGCGGGCGGCGCGCTCGCTGCTCGTCTTCTCGGGGCTGTGGGGTGCGGTCCGGGTGACGGACCGGATTCCCTCGTACCGCTGCTCGATGGGTGTGAAGCTGCCGGGCCTCGGGGCGCTGGGCGCGCACTGGCGGGCGCCGATGGCCGCCGTGCTGCCCGAGGCGGCCGGGAGCGGGCTCGTGCTCGACCTGCGGTCCTCGGCGTACGCGGCCGCGTGGAAGCCGAAGGGGGAGGTCGCGGGGCGCACGGCGAGCGTACGGGTGCTGCACGCGCCGACCCGGAAGGTCGTCAGCCACTTCAACAAGGCGACCAAGGGACGCATCGTCCGCAGCCTCATGCAGTCCGGTGCTGCGCCTTCGGGGCCCGCCGAGCTGGTGGAGGCGCTGCGGGATCTCGGGTACGTGGTGGAGGCGGCGGCTCCTGCGGGGGCGGGACGGGCTTGGATGCTGGACGTGCTGGTGGACGAGATTCACTGA
- a CDS encoding MaoC/PaaZ C-terminal domain-containing protein, with product MPIDVAQALAAEPRSAGIAWGHKDVQLYHLGLGAGANPDKDSPATDPDELRYTLESRLHVLPSFATVAGAGSPGVINSLSMPGIDVNLAHVLHGGQTVTLHRPIPVEGRATATGRIAAVYDKGKAAILVMRTEVADDEGPLWTNDAQIFVRGEGGFGGDRGPSTRPEPPTGEPDRTVERAIREDQALLYRLSGDWNPLHADPEFAKLAGFDRPILHGLCTYGMTLKAVVDTALGGDVGRVRSYATRFAGVVYPGETLRIRMWQGDGTVRVTVGAAERDDAPVLADTVVEHI from the coding sequence ATGCCCATCGACGTTGCCCAGGCCCTCGCGGCCGAGCCCCGGTCCGCCGGGATCGCCTGGGGTCACAAGGACGTCCAGCTCTACCACCTCGGCCTCGGCGCCGGCGCGAACCCCGACAAGGACAGCCCCGCGACGGACCCCGACGAGCTGCGCTACACCCTGGAGTCCCGGCTGCACGTGCTGCCGAGCTTCGCCACCGTCGCGGGCGCCGGCTCCCCGGGCGTGATCAACAGCCTTTCCATGCCGGGCATCGACGTCAACCTCGCGCACGTTCTGCACGGCGGCCAGACCGTCACGCTGCACCGTCCGATCCCCGTCGAGGGCCGGGCGACCGCCACCGGACGGATCGCGGCCGTCTACGACAAGGGCAAGGCCGCCATCCTCGTCATGCGCACCGAAGTCGCCGACGACGAGGGCCCGTTGTGGACCAACGACGCCCAGATCTTCGTACGCGGCGAAGGGGGCTTCGGTGGCGACCGGGGCCCCTCCACCCGCCCCGAACCGCCGACAGGCGAACCGGACCGGACGGTCGAGCGCGCGATCCGTGAGGACCAGGCGCTCCTGTACCGGCTCTCCGGCGACTGGAACCCGCTGCACGCCGACCCCGAGTTCGCCAAACTCGCCGGCTTCGACCGCCCGATCCTGCACGGGCTGTGCACGTACGGGATGACGCTGAAGGCCGTCGTGGACACGGCACTCGGCGGCGACGTCGGCCGGGTCCGCTCCTACGCCACGCGCTTCGCCGGGGTCGTGTACCCGGGCGAGACGCTGCGCATCCGTATGTGGCAGGGGGACGGCACGGTCCGTGTGACGGTGGGCGCGGCCGAACGGGACGACGCACCGGTCCTCGCCGACACCGTCGTCGAACACATCTGA
- a CDS encoding zinc ribbon domain-containing protein: MNAAPADQIRLLDVQSLDARLQQLAHKRRSLPEHAEIESLTKDLTQLRDLLVASQTEESDCSREQTKAEQDVDQVRQRASRDQQRLDSGAVTSPKDLENLQREIASLAKRQGDLEDVVLEIMERRESAQERVAELTERVSSVQSKIDDATARRDAAQESLDGEAASATKEREVIAGSVPADLLKLYEKLREQQGGVGAARLYQRRCEGCRLELNITEVNDVKAASPDTVLRCENCRRILIRTSESGL, encoded by the coding sequence CTGAACGCCGCGCCCGCCGACCAGATCCGACTTCTCGACGTCCAGTCCCTCGACGCCCGCCTGCAGCAGCTCGCGCACAAGCGGAGGTCGCTGCCCGAGCACGCCGAGATCGAGTCGCTGACCAAGGACCTCACGCAGCTGCGCGACCTGCTCGTCGCCTCGCAGACCGAGGAGAGCGACTGCTCCCGCGAGCAGACCAAGGCGGAGCAGGACGTCGACCAGGTGCGCCAGCGCGCCTCCCGCGACCAGCAGCGCCTCGACTCCGGCGCCGTCACGTCCCCCAAGGACCTGGAGAACCTCCAGCGCGAGATCGCCTCCCTCGCCAAGCGCCAGGGTGACCTGGAGGACGTCGTCCTGGAGATCATGGAGCGCCGCGAGTCCGCGCAGGAGCGGGTCGCCGAGCTGACCGAGCGGGTCTCGTCCGTCCAGTCGAAGATCGACGACGCGACGGCCCGCCGGGACGCCGCGCAGGAGTCCCTCGACGGCGAGGCCGCCTCGGCGACGAAGGAGCGCGAGGTCATCGCGGGCTCCGTCCCCGCCGACCTGCTCAAGCTCTACGAGAAGCTCCGCGAGCAGCAGGGCGGCGTCGGTGCGGCCCGCCTCTACCAGCGCCGCTGCGAGGGCTGCCGCCTGGAGCTCAACATCACCGAGGTGAACGACGTGAAGGCGGCTTCCCCGGACACGGTCCTGCGCTGCGAGAACTGCCGCCGCATCCTGATCCGCACGTCGGAGTCGGGCCTGTAG